In one window of Aceticella autotrophica DNA:
- the hypF gene encoding carbamoyltransferase HypF — protein MIKLEETMRDDIKRVAIKVKGIVQGVGFRPFVFSKAVKYNLNGLVLNSSSGVYIELEGKEKDIAAFIKVLKNEPPILAKIDKIEIQKLDYKGYDKFSIVMSKEDDGVISVSPDMGTCEDCLREMRDKKDRRYGYPFINCTNCGPRFTIIKDIPYDRDKTSMSIFPMCSECKKEYEDPLDRRFHAQPVACFQCGPSLAFIGEEMGKDEIEKAAKLLKKGKILAIKGLGGFHLSVNALNEEAVRLLRKRKNRYGKPLAVMMKDIEQINEYCFINEEEKKLLESPKKPIVLLRKKNFNLAKSISDNLNRVGVLLPYTPLHYLLMDMIDFPVVMTSGNFSEEPLCKDNEDALNKLSSIADGFLLHDRDIVNRIDDTVTSFVGGRERIIRRARGYAPQPLICHKTMESILACGSFYKNTFCLTRENYAFLSHHIGDLDNDKTYNYYKEEIEKYKKLFKIEPKIVAYDMHPGYVSTLYGKNLNLPHIAVQHHHAHIASCMAEYGIDEKVIGVAYDGTGYGEDGKLWGAEFMIADFKGYKRVGHLNYVSLPGGELAIKKIYRVALGYIYKDIKNYKEFLSRFDKYEIDLILKQIERGINTPKASSMGRLFDAAASLIDIEDEVLYEGQAAMEMESIIEEDKSYYDFEIISEEGSYIINTEGIFHGLFEDYRRKVRKGIIAARFHNSVIKFTIEMVKKLHYKYKINKVVLSGGSFQNVYLLENIINILSGLGFEVFSNSLVPCNDGGISLGQAFIANEISQIEK, from the coding sequence GTGATAAAATTGGAAGAAACGATGAGGGATGATATAAAAAGAGTAGCAATAAAGGTGAAGGGTATAGTTCAAGGGGTGGGTTTTCGCCCTTTTGTTTTTAGCAAAGCCGTTAAATACAATTTAAATGGGCTTGTGTTAAATAGTTCATCTGGTGTCTATATTGAACTGGAGGGTAAAGAAAAGGATATTGCAGCTTTTATTAAGGTTTTAAAGAATGAACCTCCTATTCTTGCAAAGATTGATAAAATAGAAATCCAGAAATTGGATTATAAAGGCTATGATAAATTCAGCATAGTAATGAGCAAAGAGGATGATGGAGTTATCTCAGTATCGCCTGATATGGGTACCTGTGAGGACTGTTTGAGAGAAATGAGAGATAAAAAGGATAGAAGATACGGTTATCCCTTTATTAATTGCACTAATTGTGGTCCAAGATTTACAATCATTAAGGATATTCCTTACGACAGGGATAAGACCTCTATGTCGATTTTCCCTATGTGCAGTGAATGTAAAAAAGAGTATGAAGATCCCTTAGACAGGAGATTTCATGCTCAGCCTGTAGCATGTTTTCAATGTGGTCCATCCCTTGCTTTTATTGGGGAGGAGATGGGAAAGGATGAGATAGAAAAGGCTGCCAAACTCTTGAAAAAGGGAAAAATCCTTGCAATAAAAGGATTGGGAGGCTTTCATTTATCAGTTAATGCCTTAAATGAGGAAGCTGTAAGGCTTCTAAGAAAACGAAAGAATAGATATGGTAAACCTCTTGCTGTTATGATGAAAGATATAGAACAGATAAATGAATATTGCTTTATAAATGAAGAAGAAAAAAAACTTCTTGAAAGCCCTAAGAAGCCTATTGTACTTTTGAGGAAAAAAAACTTCAATCTTGCAAAAAGCATATCCGATAATTTGAATCGGGTAGGTGTTCTGCTTCCTTATACCCCACTGCATTATCTTCTTATGGATATGATTGATTTTCCTGTTGTGATGACAAGCGGCAATTTTAGTGAAGAGCCTTTGTGTAAGGACAATGAGGATGCGTTGAATAAGCTTTCTTCAATTGCAGATGGGTTTTTGCTGCATGATAGGGATATTGTGAACAGAATTGATGATACTGTTACATCCTTTGTTGGAGGAAGAGAAAGAATAATTAGAAGAGCAAGGGGGTATGCGCCACAGCCTTTGATTTGCCATAAAACTATGGAAAGTATTTTGGCTTGCGGTTCTTTTTATAAAAATACATTTTGCTTAACAAGAGAAAATTACGCTTTTTTAAGTCATCATATTGGAGACCTTGATAATGATAAAACTTACAATTATTACAAAGAGGAGATAGAGAAGTATAAAAAACTTTTTAAAATTGAACCTAAGATTGTTGCATATGACATGCATCCCGGGTATGTTTCAACCTTGTATGGGAAAAATCTTAATCTTCCCCATATAGCTGTTCAGCACCATCATGCACATATTGCAAGTTGTATGGCAGAGTATGGTATAGATGAAAAAGTTATAGGTGTGGCTTATGATGGAACAGGTTATGGAGAAGATGGCAAACTTTGGGGAGCAGAGTTTATGATTGCAGATTTTAAAGGGTATAAACGAGTCGGTCATTTGAATTATGTATCTTTGCCCGGTGGTGAATTGGCGATTAAAAAGATTTACAGGGTTGCTCTTGGATATATATATAAGGATATCAAGAATTATAAGGAGTTTTTAAGTAGATTTGACAAATATGAAATTGATTTGATTTTAAAACAGATTGAAAGGGGTATAAATACTCCAAAAGCTTCAAGTATGGGAAGGCTTTTTGATGCCGCGGCATCTTTAATAGATATAGAAGATGAAGTGCTTTATGAAGGACAGGCAGCTATGGAGATGGAAAGCATAATAGAAGAAGATAAGAGTTATTATGATTTTGAAATTATTTCTGAAGAGGGCAGTTATATAATTAATACAGAGGGTATTTTTCATGGGCTTTTTGAAGATTATAGAAGGAAGGTAAGGAAAGGGATTATTGCTGCGAGATTTCATAATTCTGTAATAAAGTTTACAATCGA
- a CDS encoding cation diffusion facilitator family transporter — MDNKHANHESEVHHHNNGHSHTHGVVDPWVFTSQRGIWAVKWSFVILIITALFQIVVAYISGSVALLADTVHNIGDAATALPLWIAFTVAQWKPNRRFTYGYGKVEDLAGVAVVLVILASAVVAIYESVDRFFHPRPIEHLWAVIAAALIGFLGNEIVAIFRMKVGREIGSAALIADGYHARIDGLTSLSVLLGVVGVWMGYPIVDSLVGFIISLVILRIVWESGKSVFVRMIDGVDVKITDEILHGVKHVEGVKDVTEVRVRWLGHRLHAEVNITVEPDISVKEGHEIAKEVRHQLLHHLKYLSNAMIHIDPVGESGEESHSFINHTHDGLSEHSHF, encoded by the coding sequence ATGGATAATAAGCATGCAAATCATGAGTCCGAGGTTCATCATCATAATAATGGCCACAGTCATACACACGGGGTTGTTGATCCTTGGGTTTTTACATCCCAAAGGGGTATATGGGCTGTAAAATGGTCTTTTGTGATATTGATTATCACAGCTTTATTTCAGATTGTTGTTGCTTACATATCGGGCAGTGTTGCATTACTGGCAGATACAGTTCATAATATAGGTGATGCGGCAACAGCTCTTCCATTATGGATAGCTTTTACGGTTGCCCAATGGAAACCTAACAGAAGGTTTACCTATGGTTATGGGAAGGTTGAAGATTTGGCTGGAGTTGCTGTAGTGCTGGTGATTTTAGCCAGTGCTGTTGTAGCAATTTATGAATCTGTAGACAGGTTTTTTCATCCTCGTCCTATAGAACATCTTTGGGCTGTTATAGCGGCGGCGCTTATAGGTTTTCTTGGCAATGAGATAGTAGCAATATTTCGTATGAAGGTTGGCAGAGAGATTGGAAGCGCTGCTCTTATTGCAGACGGTTACCATGCTCGTATAGATGGACTTACAAGTTTGTCAGTGCTTCTGGGTGTAGTAGGTGTATGGATGGGTTATCCTATAGTGGATTCCTTAGTTGGTTTTATTATTTCTCTTGTTATTTTAAGGATTGTATGGGAATCAGGCAAATCCGTCTTTGTTCGCATGATAGATGGAGTGGATGTAAAAATAACTGATGAGATTCTTCACGGGGTTAAGCATGTTGAAGGGGTTAAAGATGTTACTGAGGTACGTGTCCGCTGGCTTGGTCATAGGCTCCATGCTGAGGTAAATATAACAGTCGAGCCTGATATTTCTGTAAAAGAAGGTCATGAGATTGCGAAAGAGGTTAGACACCAACTTTTACATCACCTGAAATATCTTTCAAATGCGATGATACACATTGATCCTGTAGGTGAATCAGGGGAGGAAAGCCATAGTTTTATTAATCATACTCATGATGGATTGTCAGAACATTCACATTTTTGA
- the atpC gene encoding ATP synthase F1 subunit epsilon has product MKKFHLEILTLYRKFYDGEVDEIIISTSVGKIGILAGHIPMVADVAIGTIKIKVDDEWKEAFVSSGFMEVQRDKVTVFVESAEWPEEIDILRAKRAKERAQKKIKEKLSRREYILARAALRRALVRMNIAEKNKEI; this is encoded by the coding sequence ATGAAGAAATTTCACCTCGAGATATTAACGCTGTATAGGAAGTTTTATGATGGGGAAGTTGATGAAATAATTATTTCAACAAGTGTCGGTAAAATCGGTATTCTTGCGGGTCATATACCGATGGTAGCGGATGTTGCCATCGGTACAATAAAGATAAAAGTAGATGACGAATGGAAAGAAGCGTTTGTTTCAAGCGGATTTATGGAAGTACAGCGCGATAAGGTTACAGTTTTTGTAGAATCAGCCGAATGGCCAGAAGAGATAGACATACTACGTGCTAAAAGAGCAAAGGAAAGGGCACAGAAAAAAATAAAAGAGAAACTGAGCCGTCGTGAATATATATTAGCAAGAGCAGCATTACGGCGTGCCCTTGTAAGAATGAATATAGCAGAGAAAAATAAAGAAATTTAA
- the atpD gene encoding F0F1 ATP synthase subunit beta, with amino-acid sequence MNKGYITQIIGPVVDIRFEKNLPPVNNAIKIPFGDKDVIVEVAQHAGDDIVRCVAMSSTDGLKRGMECIDTEGPITVPVGRATLGRMFNVLGQTMDELGDVKAEKYMSIHRNAPSFEEQSPVTGILETGIKVIDLLTPYAKGGKIGLFGGAGVGKTVLIMELIRNVATEHGGYSIFTGVGERSREGNDLWREMHESGVIDKTAFVFGQMNEPPGARMRVGLAGLTMAEHFRDEEHKDVLLFIDNIFRFIQAGSEVSALLGRMPSAVGYQPTLATELGALQERITSTKSGSITSVQAVYVPADDLTDPAPATTFTHLDATTVLSRSIAEMGIYPAVDPLDSTSRILQPGIIGEDHYKTARKVQEVLQKYKELQDIIAILGMDELSEEDKLIVYRARKIQRFLSQPFFVAEAFTGMAGKYVPLKETIEGFKKIVSGEMDEIPESAFFMVGNIDEVYKKAEQMK; translated from the coding sequence TTGAACAAGGGATATATTACACAAATAATCGGACCGGTAGTTGATATAAGATTTGAAAAAAATCTTCCTCCGGTCAATAATGCAATAAAAATTCCATTTGGAGATAAAGATGTCATTGTGGAGGTTGCTCAACATGCTGGTGACGATATTGTAAGATGTGTTGCAATGTCATCGACTGATGGATTGAAACGAGGGATGGAGTGCATTGATACAGAAGGACCAATAACTGTTCCTGTTGGCAGAGCTACCCTTGGAAGGATGTTTAATGTGCTTGGGCAGACAATGGATGAGCTTGGGGATGTAAAAGCCGAAAAATACATGTCTATTCACAGAAATGCACCAAGCTTTGAAGAGCAAAGCCCTGTTACGGGAATACTTGAAACAGGTATAAAGGTTATAGACTTGCTTACACCCTATGCAAAAGGTGGAAAAATAGGGCTGTTTGGCGGTGCAGGTGTTGGAAAAACAGTTCTTATTATGGAATTAATCCGTAACGTTGCGACGGAGCATGGTGGTTATTCAATTTTTACAGGTGTTGGTGAAAGAAGCCGTGAAGGTAATGATTTATGGCGTGAGATGCACGAATCAGGGGTTATAGATAAAACCGCATTTGTTTTTGGACAGATGAATGAACCGCCGGGTGCAAGGATGAGAGTAGGACTTGCAGGTTTGACTATGGCTGAGCATTTTAGGGATGAAGAGCATAAGGATGTGTTGCTATTTATAGATAACATATTCAGATTTATTCAGGCGGGCTCAGAGGTATCTGCACTTCTCGGAAGGATGCCATCTGCCGTTGGTTACCAGCCTACGCTTGCAACTGAATTGGGGGCACTGCAAGAGAGGATTACCTCTACGAAAAGTGGATCAATAACATCGGTACAGGCTGTTTATGTTCCGGCTGATGACCTTACAGACCCGGCTCCTGCAACAACATTTACCCATCTCGATGCTACAACAGTACTTTCAAGAAGTATTGCAGAAATGGGTATATATCCGGCTGTTGACCCTCTTGATTCTACATCAAGGATATTGCAACCCGGTATAATAGGTGAAGATCATTACAAAACAGCCAGAAAAGTACAGGAAGTATTGCAAAAATACAAAGAATTGCAGGATATTATTGCAATACTTGGTATGGATGAATTATCAGAGGAAGATAAGCTGATAGTATACAGGGCAAGAAAAATACAGAGATTCTTGTCGCAGCCTTTCTTTGTAGCTGAAGCATTTACAGGTATGGCTGGCAAGTATGTTCCTTTAAAAGAAACAATAGAAGGTTTTAAAAAGATTGTAAGTGGTGAAATGGATGAGATACCTGAATCGGCATTCTTTATGGTAGGGAATATTGACGAAGTTTATAAAAAAGCTGAACAGATGAAATGA
- the atpG gene encoding ATP synthase F1 subunit gamma — protein MGKRDIQLRIKSVKETRKITRAMKLISAAKFRKAKVMLDNVRPFYEKIQLTMKDILKHSGEVTSHYFENQHETKEERKKTLIVITGDKELCGSYNHNVIKTAEGFIDNNTGKLMIIGEVGRSYFKYKKYDVDLNFNYNVQDPTTEDADEISDLLINMYNKGLTDDIFVIFTEMKGLSQVVRTVKILPLEQRNFGDIAKEDNKVLSDMIYEPSPIEVFDLLVPHYIKGLIFSMMIESFASEQFSRMVAMDGATSNADKMIGKLVLKYNRIRQASITQEISEIIAGSSV, from the coding sequence ATGGGTAAAAGAGATATACAGCTTAGAATAAAAAGCGTTAAAGAAACAAGAAAAATAACAAGGGCAATGAAACTTATTTCTGCAGCAAAATTTAGGAAAGCCAAAGTTATGCTGGACAACGTAAGGCCGTTTTATGAAAAAATACAGTTAACAATGAAGGATATTTTAAAGCATAGTGGTGAGGTAACATCACATTATTTTGAAAATCAACATGAAACAAAAGAAGAAAGAAAAAAAACATTGATTGTAATAACGGGTGATAAGGAGTTATGCGGTAGTTATAATCACAATGTCATAAAAACGGCTGAAGGCTTTATTGATAATAATACCGGCAAACTTATGATAATAGGTGAAGTTGGAAGAAGTTATTTTAAATATAAAAAATATGATGTTGATTTGAATTTTAACTATAATGTACAAGACCCGACAACGGAAGATGCAGATGAAATATCTGATTTGCTTATTAATATGTACAATAAGGGCTTAACAGATGATATATTTGTTATTTTCACAGAAATGAAGGGACTAAGCCAAGTTGTACGAACGGTCAAGATACTTCCTTTGGAGCAAAGAAATTTTGGTGATATTGCTAAAGAAGATAATAAAGTATTAAGTGATATGATATATGAACCGTCACCTATAGAAGTTTTTGATTTGCTTGTGCCACATTATATAAAAGGATTGATTTTTAGTATGATGATTGAATCTTTTGCCTCAGAGCAATTTTCAAGAATGGTTGCTATGGATGGTGCGACATCAAACGCAGATAAAATGATTGGAAAATTAGTGCTGAAATATAACCGTATTAGACAGGCATCAATTACACAGGAAATTTCTGAAATTATTGCAGGTTCGTCTGTTTAA
- the atpA gene encoding F0F1 ATP synthase subunit alpha: MILKPEEISSVLEEKIKKFEYKLETQDIGHVILSGDGIAKVYGLDNAIYGEMVEFENGVYGMVLNLEEDTVGVVILGDPSDIKEGTVVKRTGRVVEVPVGNEMLGRVVNSLGQPIDGKGPINGEVTRPIEYPAPAIIKRQPVDTPLQTGILAIDAMIPIGRGQRELIIGDRQTGKTAIAIDTILNQKKENVYCIYVAIGQKASTIAGIVNILEKHGAMEYTTVVASTASDSAALQYIAPYAGCAMAEHFMYDHKDVLIIYDDLSKHAIAYRTLSLLLRRPPGREAFPGDVFYLHSRLLERAARLSDDFGGGSITALPIIETLAGDISAYIPTNVISITDGQIYLESELFYSGIRPAINVGLSVSRVGGAAQRKAMKKVSGRLRLELSQYRELEVFAQFGSDLDKATLDLLEQGKRIIEMTKQAQYMPMAVEDQIITIFTVMNKYMTDVPVEKIKGYLKELLEFIDLNHPEIKKMIRENDKMDDELTGKLKAAIEEYFQKFASKGVE; encoded by the coding sequence ATGATATTAAAACCGGAAGAAATAAGTTCTGTATTGGAAGAAAAAATAAAAAAGTTTGAGTATAAGCTTGAGACTCAAGACATTGGGCATGTTATATTATCCGGTGACGGTATTGCAAAGGTATATGGACTTGATAATGCCATATACGGAGAAATGGTAGAATTTGAAAATGGGGTTTACGGAATGGTGTTGAACCTTGAGGAAGATACTGTTGGTGTTGTTATACTTGGTGACCCCTCAGATATCAAAGAAGGAACTGTTGTGAAAAGGACTGGAAGGGTTGTTGAAGTACCTGTAGGTAATGAGATGCTTGGGAGGGTTGTAAATTCCTTAGGTCAACCAATAGATGGCAAAGGACCAATAAACGGTGAAGTTACAAGACCTATAGAATATCCTGCTCCAGCAATTATAAAGAGGCAGCCTGTTGATACGCCTTTACAGACTGGAATACTTGCAATTGATGCAATGATTCCGATAGGCAGGGGACAGAGGGAACTTATAATTGGTGACAGGCAGACAGGTAAAACAGCTATAGCAATTGATACAATACTCAATCAAAAGAAAGAAAATGTATACTGTATATATGTTGCAATTGGACAGAAGGCATCAACAATTGCAGGTATTGTAAATATACTTGAGAAACATGGGGCTATGGAATATACGACTGTTGTTGCATCAACCGCAAGTGATTCTGCTGCATTGCAATATATTGCACCATATGCGGGATGCGCTATGGCAGAGCATTTTATGTATGACCATAAAGATGTGCTTATTATTTATGATGACCTTTCAAAACACGCTATAGCATACAGAACCCTTTCGCTCTTGTTGAGAAGACCGCCGGGCAGGGAAGCATTTCCGGGTGATGTTTTTTACCTTCATTCAAGGCTTCTTGAGCGTGCTGCAAGGTTATCAGATGATTTTGGCGGAGGTTCTATAACGGCGCTTCCCATCATAGAAACCCTTGCTGGAGATATTTCGGCATATATACCTACAAATGTAATATCGATTACAGATGGACAGATATACTTAGAATCTGAGTTATTCTATTCAGGTATTAGGCCGGCTATTAATGTCGGATTATCAGTTTCCCGTGTTGGTGGTGCTGCACAAAGGAAAGCAATGAAAAAAGTATCAGGGAGATTAAGGCTGGAACTTTCCCAGTACAGAGAACTTGAGGTATTTGCACAGTTTGGTTCAGACCTTGACAAGGCAACACTGGATTTATTGGAGCAAGGCAAGAGAATAATTGAGATGACAAAACAGGCGCAATATATGCCTATGGCTGTTGAAGATCAAATAATAACGATTTTTACTGTTATGAATAAATATATGACAGATGTGCCTGTTGAAAAAATAAAAGGATATTTAAAGGAGCTTTTAGAATTTATCGATTTAAATCATCCAGAAATAAAGAAAATGATTAGAGAAAATGATAAAATGGATGATGAATTGACCGGCAAATTAAAAGCTGCTATTGAAGAATATTTCCAAAAATTCGCATCAAAGGGTGTTGAATAA
- the atpH gene encoding ATP synthase F1 subunit delta, with protein MAQVVAKRYARALFNIAKENDAFEKYVEELKNLGKILHYKEVYRIVANRSISIKQKMDLIDALIGNRFDANVVNFIKLVISKHRESILDEIIYEFIAMCKEYYGIVDVELVSVHELNDAVIEKIKNNLELNLGKKVNIHCKLDPSIIGGLKIIIGNRVIDGSVKGRLNNLMKYLEEAM; from the coding sequence ATGGCACAGGTAGTTGCAAAAAGGTATGCACGAGCTCTTTTTAATATCGCAAAAGAAAATGATGCTTTTGAAAAATATGTCGAAGAATTAAAAAACCTGGGTAAAATATTGCACTATAAGGAAGTGTACAGGATAGTAGCGAATAGAAGCATTTCAATTAAACAGAAAATGGATTTAATAGATGCATTAATAGGTAACAGGTTTGACGCAAATGTTGTAAATTTTATCAAATTAGTAATTTCAAAACACAGGGAGTCTATTTTAGACGAAATAATTTATGAATTTATAGCCATGTGTAAGGAATATTATGGAATAGTAGATGTGGAACTGGTATCGGTACATGAATTGAATGATGCTGTAATTGAAAAAATTAAAAATAATCTTGAATTAAATCTTGGTAAAAAAGTAAATATACATTGTAAATTGGATCCTTCCATAATCGGGGGCTTAAAAATTATTATCGGCAACAGGGTTATTGACGGTTCAGTTAAAGGAAGGTTAAATAATCTTATGAAGTATTTAGAAGAAGCAATGTAA
- the atpF gene encoding F0F1 ATP synthase subunit B, with translation MSIINDKTFLFTIINLVILYLILRKYLFKPATDFMEARSEKIKNSLEEADMKLHEAYDLKSKYEDILKNADMEGKEIIAKLEKFANEKADKIIENANIEANTIIEKAKEEAELEKIKAMHDLRVELSHLIVAAASRALESNVNIDDDKIINEVIKEAGASWHR, from the coding sequence TTGAGCATTATCAATGATAAGACCTTTTTATTTACTATTATAAATCTGGTAATACTTTACCTGATATTAAGGAAATATTTATTTAAACCTGCTACAGATTTTATGGAGGCAAGGTCGGAAAAAATAAAAAATTCTCTTGAAGAAGCAGATATGAAATTACATGAAGCATATGATTTAAAATCAAAATATGAAGATATTCTTAAAAATGCTGATATGGAAGGCAAGGAGATAATAGCAAAATTAGAAAAGTTTGCAAATGAGAAAGCAGATAAAATCATTGAAAATGCAAATATTGAAGCAAACACAATAATTGAAAAAGCGAAAGAAGAAGCAGAGCTTGAGAAGATCAAGGCAATGCATGACCTAAGGGTAGAATTGTCTCACCTTATCGTGGCAGCTGCATCACGTGCACTTGAAAGCAATGTAAATATAGATGATGATAAGATAATAAATGAAGTTATTAAGGAGGCAGGTGCATCATGGCACAGGTAG
- the atpE gene encoding ATP synthase F0 subunit C, which yields MNLMAIGIGMVAFSCLGAGLGLGYATARAVEAVSRQPEAHGSIMQLLLLGGALCEATAIYGLLIAFLMIFFMK from the coding sequence ATGAATTTAATGGCTATAGGAATTGGAATGGTAGCATTTTCATGTTTAGGTGCAGGTCTTGGATTAGGTTATGCAACAGCAAGAGCGGTTGAGGCGGTATCGCGGCAGCCGGAGGCACATGGCAGCATTATGCAGTTATTGCTTTTAGGTGGTGCATTATGTGAGGCAACTGCAATATATGGGTTACTTATTGCATTTTTAATGATCTTCTTTATGAAATAA
- a CDS encoding F0F1 ATP synthase subunit A, whose protein sequence is MEISQPVLFTIPLFSGIPVSRTVVVTWIIMAVIILLSLISTRNWKTVPKGIQNFVEMVIDGLNSFTKTALGSHWKTFTPYLGTIAIFLIIANIIGIFGIKPPTSDLSMTAAMAVMSIIVVIIASIKAKGVKGYVKSFFKPMPVIFPMKILELFIRPLSLAARLFGNIIAAFLIMEIISKMVPIILPAVCSLYFDLFDGLLQMIIFVFLTMLYIQEAVE, encoded by the coding sequence GTGGAAATAAGCCAGCCGGTATTGTTTACGATACCATTGTTTTCCGGTATACCTGTATCAAGGACGGTTGTTGTGACATGGATTATTATGGCTGTAATCATACTTTTATCTTTGATTTCAACGAGGAATTGGAAAACTGTCCCTAAAGGAATACAGAATTTTGTTGAAATGGTTATTGACGGGCTTAATTCTTTTACAAAAACTGCTTTGGGGAGTCATTGGAAAACATTTACCCCGTACCTTGGTACTATTGCAATTTTTCTTATTATTGCGAATATCATTGGTATTTTTGGGATAAAACCACCGACAAGTGATTTAAGTATGACAGCAGCAATGGCGGTTATGTCAATTATCGTAGTTATTATAGCTTCGATAAAAGCAAAAGGCGTCAAAGGTTACGTCAAATCCTTCTTTAAACCAATGCCTGTTATTTTTCCTATGAAGATACTTGAACTTTTTATAAGACCGTTGTCACTTGCTGCACGGTTGTTTGGTAATATAATTGCAGCATTTTTGATAATGGAAATTATAAGCAAAATGGTTCCTATCATATTGCCGGCTGTATGCAGTTTGTATTTTGATTTATTTGATGGTCTTCTACAAATGATAATTTTTGTGTTTTTAACTATGCTGTATATACAAGAAGCAGTAGAATAA
- the mobB gene encoding molybdopterin-guanine dinucleotide biosynthesis protein B, translating to MNLKAFAVSGKKNSGKTTTVENIIKELRNQNYTVGSVKDIHDNVEFDKEGSDTDRHKKAGAQLVTARGVVETDLMFQRRLELDEILNFYSYDYVVLEGFKSFSLPKILCAKSLEEIDELMDKDVFAVSGLIAEKIEEYKGCPVINSIDDVEKLVQLIKDKVGDWSKDMSDYQLTLSIGGKDIAMLPFVQNILLHGITGMLSQLKGYTQKGDIMIKIRR from the coding sequence ATGAACTTGAAAGCGTTTGCGGTATCAGGCAAAAAGAATTCAGGGAAGACGACAACGGTTGAGAACATAATTAAAGAACTTAGGAATCAAAATTATACAGTAGGCTCTGTAAAAGATATTCATGATAATGTGGAATTTGATAAAGAAGGGAGCGATACAGATCGACATAAAAAAGCCGGAGCCCAGTTGGTAACTGCCAGAGGTGTTGTGGAAACAGACTTAATGTTTCAAAGAAGGCTTGAACTCGATGAAATTTTGAATTTTTACAGTTATGATTATGTGGTTCTTGAAGGTTTTAAAAGTTTTTCACTGCCAAAGATATTATGTGCGAAAAGCCTTGAAGAGATTGACGAATTGATGGATAAAGACGTTTTTGCTGTTTCAGGGCTTATTGCAGAAAAGATAGAAGAATATAAGGGCTGTCCTGTAATAAATTCTATAGATGATGTTGAAAAACTTGTACAACTGATTAAAGATAAGGTTGGAGATTGGAGCAAAGATATGTCGGATTATCAATTAACCTTATCTATTGGAGGAAAGGATATAGCTATGCTTCCATTTGTACAAAATATTTTGCTTCACGGCATAACAGGTATGTTATCTCAGCTAAAAGGATATACACAAAAAGGGGATATTATGATAAAAATAAGGCGATAA